One Brassica napus cultivar Da-Ae chromosome A1, Da-Ae, whole genome shotgun sequence genomic region harbors:
- the LOC106347894 gene encoding abnormal spindle-like microcephaly-associated protein homolog isoform X1, which translates to MNEENEPTCATPAPRPRNPQSSHFTDISNFKTPRRPSVIKSNLGNTPQFFTASKQTPKSMSSTFRRPSLLPSHASRSKVAASSRRLRAFELQQSQSSRKAELNKEKSLRSLAKSLTVWLNFLFENPESCGCDPLENGVSVGRVGHAKRDSCEALRGGNSVGVDTMWRSPKKSRTLGWSGEKGSSLSGSKYSTLRESLKEVCSLDDLKQRMQFHLSLGSCKEIFDVMTRVTKNIDEGRIKMKPQCLLVTDFGLKEKAVKALMCYNQVWLRLGLYIIFGGDSFLCDSEVNSDQETAFLKMVINKQFFSHDGLARAFAYNKMVEGLYRPGYYEALGTVILKRILLLVLILDRAKSQSCISLKYGIDGIDGGSPLLFSEKSSLKSSHQLLSELLPSDVMHGEGNLLAHLVIIGYKIPYQQSPIAEYEFRVRDLFGDLQDGVRLCRAIQLLLHDPSILTKMVVPSDNRKKKLANCRVALQYLKDAGVSLKDDEGMMITIEDVADGDRELSISLLWNIFVHLQLPLLINGKLLTEEIYKVQGLEQNNQIIMATPLEMLLNWIQSITKKNDFKVENFASLVDGKGIWFLLDYYFRREVCCPCLHEEDPGGQQGPRSVMSNTDYHDAVQNFILSQKLTALLGSFPEVLQIGDLLEHNAVVSNQSVIILLAFLSSKLIVKENMEKLNFHKLLCSSCQDQEKRYSRISCSISEAVRNEEPDRENGEDATKTFQAIKAWWQEMAYQNSVGEVSSRTPQGSLSRKITMDFERGDSKAAVVIQSNFRGLHARRKFRKKLKEVCFLQAAIRTWLSVKHIKVLEIFTVEEVTLQLSERSANLKSVARYVKYIVERSRFLKLRKSVLVIQKAVRRHQRNLHHELKAALKIQQAWRSYKDKVISSITIQSYVRGWITRRMYINYKLCSVLIQRAVRKHQWNLHHEMKAQVISSITIQSYVRGWNTRRMNRKYKLSSVLIQRYCRGWLARRKFYLQRKATICIQSAIRKFNCIMSFHGYKHAATELQRLVRGQIVRSRLQGASYLNSKLDEGVSRLPQHSVEMTTQLHSVIKLQRWWRFLHSQNVRRKSAVLIQRHIRGVFARQRTSMERRYIVMIQSHWRGYLTRKAAKAQVLDLRVRMQTSAANIDDKKRLINKLLSALSELLSMKKVHNILHICETLDSATKYSDKCCEELVAAGAIDKLLTLIRSASRSIPDQEVSKHALSTLRHLARYPQMADELIDTKGSIQTIFWELLRNKEEAYFIASDVLKKICKSQKGVEAVRKLPALVKRLHALVEELTRKANMEKRNVKGQGGKEKSERRLKEAVELLKLITSR; encoded by the exons ATGAATGAAGAAAACGAACCAACGTGCGCTACACCAGCGCCGCGGCCGCGTAATCCTCAGTCATCACACTTCACCGACATATCCAATTTCAAAACTCCGCGGCGTCCTTCCGTTATCAAATCAAATCTCGGCAACACTCCTCAATTCTTCACCGCATCTAAGCAAACTCCCAAATCTATGTCCTCCACCTTCCGCCGTCCCTCGCTCCTTCCTTCTCACGCGTCTCGCTCCAAGGTCGCAGCTTCCTCGAGGCGGCTTAGGGCATTCGAGCTTCAGCAATCGCAGTCTTCTCGCAAGGCTGAGTTGAATAAAGAGAAGAGCCTCAGATCTCTCGCTAAATCACTTACCGTGTGGCTTAACTTCCTCTTTGAAAACCCTGAAAGTTGCGGTTGCGATCCGTTAGAGAATGGCGTTTCTGTTGGTAGAGTTGGACATGCGAAGAGAGATAGTTGCGAAGCTTTACGAGGCGGTAACTCAGTGGGTGTGGATACCATGTGGCGTAGCCCCAAAAAGTCGAGGACTTTAGGCTGGTCTGGTGAGAAAGGATCATCCTTGAGTGGCTCCAAGTATTCAACGCTGAGGGAGTCTTTGAAAGAAGTGTGTAGCTTAGATGATTTGAAGCAGAGGATGCAGTTTCACTTGAGTTTGGGAAGTTGCAAGGAGATTTTCGATGTGATGACCCGTGTTACCAAG AATATCGATGAAGGGAGGATAAAGATGAAACCACAATGCCTTCTTGTAACTGATTTTGGACTGAAGGAGAAGGCCGTCAAGGCACTGATGTGTTACAACCAAGTTTGGCTTCGTCTAGGGTTGTATATCATCTTTGGCGGTGATTCCTTTTTGTGTGACAGCGAAGTTAACTCAGATCAAGAAACGGCATTCTTGAAGATGGTAATCAACAAGCAGTTTTTCTCCCATGACGGCCTTGCTAGAGCCTTTGCCTATAACAAGATGGTTGAGGGTTTATACAGACCAGGGTACTATGAAGCCCTTGGAACCGTGATTTTGAAGAGGATTCTGTTGCTTGTCCTTATATTAGATAGAGCTAAATCTCAAAGCTGTATTTCACTCAAGTATGGGATTGATGGGATAGATGGTGGCTCTCCCCTCTTGTTTTCAGAGAAATCTAGCTTAAAGTCTAGCCATCAACTTCTAAGTG AACTCCTGCCCTCTGATGTAATGCATGGAGAAGGGAATCTCCTAGCGCATCTAGTGATTATAGGGTACAAAATACCTTATCAGCAG TCTCCTATAGCTGAATATGAATTTAGAGTGAGAGACTTGTTTGGTGACCTCCAAGATGGCGTGCGGCTCTGCAGAGCCATTCAACTACTTCTTCATGATCCATCCATTCTCACG AAAATGGTAGTTCCATCCGACAATCGAAAGAAGAAGTTGGCCAACTGTAGAGTTGCACTTCAGTATCTGAaggatgctggtgtttcattgAAAGATGACGAAGGAATGATGATAACTATAGAAGATGTTGCAGATGGTGACAGAGAGCTCTCTATTTCACTGCTATGGAACATTTTTGTACATTTGCAG CTACCTCTTCTGATCAATGGGAAACTCTTGACAGAGGAAATCTACAAAGTCCAGGGGCTGGAACAG AATAATCAAATTATCATGGCTACTCCTCTGGAAATGCTCTTGAACTGGATCCAG TCAATTACCAAGAAGAATGACTTCAAGGTAGAAAACTTTGCATCATTGGTTGATGGAAAGGGAATATGGTTCTTGCTTGACTACTATTTTCGGCGAGAAGTTTGCTGTCCTTGTCTTCACGAAGAG GATCCTGGTGGTCAACAAGGCCCTCGATCAGTAATGTCCAATACCGATTATCATGATGCAGTTCAGAACTTCATTCTGTCGCAAAAGTTGACAGCACTTTTGGGAAGTTTTCCTGAG GTTCTACAGATTGGGGACCTACTGGAACATAATGCAGTTGTTAGCAATCAAAGTGTGATTATACTGTTGGCTTTCTTATCATCAAAGCTGATCGTCAAGGAGAATATG GAGAAACTGAACTTTCATAAGTTGCTGTGCTCTAGCTGTCAAGATCAAGAGAAGAGATATTCGCGCATCAGTTGCAGCATCTCTGAAGCAGTTAGAAATGAGGAACCGGACAGAGAAAACGGAGAAG ATGCTACTAAAACTTTCCAGGCAATCAAAGCCTGGTGGCAGGAAATGGCCTACCAAAATTCTGTTGGAGAAGTTAGTAGCCGTACCCCGCAGGGTTCCTTGTCTAGGAAAATCACTATGGATTTCGAACGAGGTGATTCAA AAGCAGCAGTAGTCATACAATCGAATTTCAGGGGACTTCATGCACGCCGCAAGTTTAGGAAGAAATTGAAAGAAGTCTGCTTCTTACAAGCTGCTATTCGGACATGGTTGTCAGTGAAACATATAAAAGTTCTTGAAATATTCACTGTTGAGGAAGTTACTTTACAGTTATCAG AAAGATCGGCCAACTTAAAATCTGTAGCGAGATATGTCAAGTACATTGTTGAACGGAGTCGCTTCCTCAAGTTGAGGAAATCTGTTTTGGTCATTCAGAAAGCTGTAAGGCGGCATCAGCGAAACCTTCATCATGAGCTGAAAGCAGCACTCAAAATTCAGCAAGCTTGGAGGAGTTATAAAGACAAAGTTATCTCTTCTATCACTATCCAATCTTATGTTCGTGGATGGATCACACGGAGAATGTATATCAATTACAAATTGTGTTCCGTACTCATTCAA AGAGCTGTAAGGAAGCATCAGTGGAACCTTCATCATGAGATGAAAGCACAAGTTATCTCCTCTATCACCATCCAATCTTATGTTCGTGGATGGAACACACGTAGAATGAATCGCAAATACAAGTTGTCTTCCGTACTCATTCAA AGATATTGCCGTGGTTGGCTGGCGAGAAGGAAGTTTTATCTTCAGAGAAAAGCAACAATATGCATTCAGAGTGCTATCCGAAAATTTAACTGCATTATGTCGTTTCATGGCTACAAGCATGCAGCCACAGAGCTTCAACGGCTCGTTAGAGGACAAATTGTTCGAAGCAGGCTTCAAG GAGCTTCTTATCTCAATTCAAAACTTGACGAAGGCGTTTCCAGACTTCCACAACACAGCGTTGAGATGACAACACAGCTACATTCCGTCATTAAACTGCAGCGTTGGTGGAGGTTTCTCCATTCACAGAATGTAAGAAGAAAATCAGCAGTCTTGATACAGCGGCATATTCGAGGTGTATTTGCCAGGCAAAGAACTTCAATGGAAAGACGTTACATTGTCATGATTCAA TCACACTGGAGAGGCTACCTCACACGCAAAGCTGCAAAGGCTCAAGTTCTGGATCTGAGAGTAAGAATGCAAACTTCTGCAGCAAACATAGATGACAAGAAACGCTTGATAAACAAGCTTCTCTCTGCGCTTTCGGAACTACTCAGCATGAAAAAGGTCCACAACATTCTTCACATTTGTGAAACTCTGG ATTCGGCGACAAAGTACTCTGACAAATGCTGTGAAGAGCTTGTGGCAGCTGGAGCTATAGACAAGTTGCTAACACTGATCCGGTCTGCAAGCAGAAGCATACCTGATCAAGAAGTTTCAAAACATGCACTTTCAACTTTGAGACACCTGGCTCGTTACCCACAAATGGCAGATGAGTTAATAGACACGAAAGGATCTATCCAGACAATTTTCTGGGAACTACTCAG GAACAAAGAAGAAGCATATTTCATAGCATCAGATGTTCTGAAGAAGATATGCAAAAGCCAAAAAGGCGTAGAAGCAGTTCGAAAGCTTCCTGCTTTGGTTAAGCGATTACACGCCTTAGTTGAGGAGCTAACTCGTAAGGCAAACATGGAGAAGAG GAATGTTAAGGGTCAGGGTGGAAAAGAAAAGAGCGAGAGAAGATTAAAGGAGGCTGTTGAGCTTCTGAAGCTCATAACCAGCAGATGA
- the LOC106347897 gene encoding tobamovirus multiplication protein 1 — MRDSSVMMPVEMARIFATGMKNWWEEVNESTQWQDGIFFSLCGAYALVSAIALVQLVRIQMRVPEYGWTTQKVFHLMNFVVNGVRAVLFGFHHQVFLVHPKALCWILLDLPGLLFFSAYTLLVLFWAEIYHQARSLPTDKLRITYISVNVAVYLAQVVIWVCIWVNDNSTVELVGKIFMAVVSFIAALGFLLYGGRLFIMLRRFPIESKGRRKKLHEVGSVTAICFTCFLIRCIVVGVSAFDRDLTLDVLDHPVLNLIYYMVVEVLPSALVLFILRKLPPKRVSAQYHPIQ; from the exons atGAGGGATTCGAGCGTGATGATGCCTGTGGAGATGGCGCGAATCTTCGCGACGGGGATGAAGAATTGGTGGGAGGAGGTTAACGAGTCAACTCAGTGGCAAGATGggatcttcttctctctctgtgGAGCTTATGCTCTTGTCTCAGCCATCGCTCTT GTTCAATTGGTGAGGATCCAAATGAGAGTGCCTGAATATGGCTGGACCACTCAGAAGGTGTTTCATCTTATGAACTTTGTCGTCAATGGAG TTCGTGCGGTTCTATTTGGATTTCACCATCAAGTCTTTCTCGTGCATCCCAAG GCTCTTTGCTGGATATTATTGGATCTTCCGGGCCTCCTCTTTTTCTCGGCATACACACTGCTCGTTCTGTTCTGGGCAGAAATATATCACCAG GCGAGAAGCTTACCAACTGATAAGCTGCGGATAACCTATATCTCAGTCAATGTGGCTGTCTATTTGGCTCAG GTTGTAATCTGGGTATGCATCTGGGTAAATGATAACAGCACGGTGGAGTTAGTTGGAAAGATATTTATGGCAG TTGTGTCTTTCATCGCTGCGTTAGGCTTCTTGCTTTACGGAGGAAG ATTGTTTATTATGCTAAGAAGGTTCCCCATTGAGTCAAAAGGGAGAAGGAAGAAGCTCCATGAG GTTGGATCTGTGACAGCCATATGCTTCACTTGCTTCCTCATAAGATGCATTGTG GTGGGTGTGTCAGCATTTGACAGGGATTTAACGCTGGATGTTCTTGATCACCCAGTTCTGAACTTAATCTACTATATG GTGGTTGAAGTACTTCCATCGGCACTAGTCCTCTTCATTCTCCGTAAGCTACCTCCAAAGAGAGTATCAGCTCAGTACCATCCGATCCAGTag
- the LOC106347896 gene encoding GPN-loop GTPase QQT2: MDHPMDSSAEENIVEESHKLVDSLDKLSVSAASSSSNFKKKPVIIIVVGMAGSGKTSFLHRLVCHTFDSNKRGYVLNLDPAVMSLPFGANIDIRDTVKYKEVMKQYNLGPNGGIMTSLNLFATKFDEVVSVIEKRADQLDYVLVDTPGQIEIFTWSASGAIITEAFASTFPTVVTYVVDTPRSTSPITFMSNMLYACSILYKTRLPLVLAFNKTDVADHKFALEWMEDFEVFQAAIQSDNSYTSTLANSLSLSLYEFYRNIRSVGVSAITGSGMDDFFKAIEASSDEYMETYKADLDKRKAEKEQLEEERREKEMEKLRKDMESSQGGTVVLNTGLKDKDAAEKMMVEEEDDEDFKIEEDSDDAIDEDEEDEEMNRFYV; this comes from the exons ATGGACCATCCCATGGACTCCTCTGCTGAAGAG AACATTGTGGAAGAGAGTCATAAGCTGGTTGATTCATTGGACAAGCTTAGTGTCAGTGCTGCGAGCTCTTCCTCCAATTTCAAGAAGAAGCCTGTCATTATCATTGTTGTTGGAATGGCTG GCAGTGGAAAAACTAGTTTCCTTCATCGTTTGGTCTGCCATACCTTTGATTCGAACAAGCGTGGGTATGTGTTGAACCTTGACCCTGCTGTTATGTCTCTACCTTTCGGTGCCAACATCGACATAAGGGACACTGTCAAGTACAAGGAAGTTATGAAGCAGTATAATTTGGGGCCTAATGGTGGTATCATGACTTCTCTCAACTTGTTTGCTACTAAATTCGACGAG GTTGTCTCTGTGATAGAGAAACGTGCAGACCAGCTTGACTATGTCCTTGTGGATACTCCTGGTCAGATTGAAATCTTCACCTGGTCTGCTTCTGGTGCTATAATCACTGAAGCTTTTGCGTCAACCTTCCCAACTGTTGTCACCTATGTGGTTGATACTCCACGTTCCACAAGCCCGATCACCTTTATGAGCAACATGCTCTACGCTTGTAGTATCCTCTACAAGACCCGGCTTCCTCTTGTCTTGGCTTTCAACAAAACTGATGTGGCAGATCACAAGTTTGCTTTAGAG TGGATGGAAGATTTTGAGGTGTTTCAAGCAGCAATACAGTCTGATAACTCATACACATCGACCTTAGCTAACAGCCTCTCCCTCTCACTCTACGAGTTTTACCGGAATATAAGATCTGTTGGCGTTTCTGCAATCACTGGTTCTGGAATGGATGACTTCTTTAAAGCCATTGAAGCAAGTTCTGATGAATACATGGAAACCTACAA ggCTGATCTTGACAAGAGAAAGGCGGAGAAGGAGCAGTTGGAAGAAGAGCGAAGGGAAAAGGAAATGGAGAAACTGAGAAAGGATATGGAGAGTTCTCAGGGAGGGACTGTGGTTTTAAACACTGGTTTGAAAGATAAAGATGCAGCGGAGAAGATGATGGTagaggaggaggatgatgagGACTTTAAGATTGAAGAAGACAGTGATGATGCCAttgatgaggatgaagaagatgaagagatgaATCGTTTCTACGTATAA
- the LOC106347894 gene encoding abnormal spindle-like microcephaly-associated protein homolog isoform X2 produces the protein MNEENEPTCATPAPRPRNPQSSHFTDISNFKTPRRPSVIKSNLGNTPQFFTASKQTPKSMSSTFRRPSLLPSHASRSKVAASSRRLRAFELQQSQSSRKAELNKEKSLRSLAKSLTVWLNFLFENPESCGCDPLENGVSVGRVGHAKRDSCEALRGGNSVGVDTMWRSPKKSRTLGWSGEKGSSLSGSKYSTLRESLKEVCSLDDLKQRMQFHLSLGSCKEIFDVMTRVTKNIDEGRIKMKPQCLLVTDFGLKEKAVKALMCYNQVWLRLGLYIIFGGDSFLCDSEVNSDQETAFLKMVINKQFFSHDGLARAFAYNKMVEGLYRPGYYEALGTVILKRILLLVLILDRAKSQSCISLKYGIDGIDGGSPLLFSEKSSLKSSHQLLSELLPSDVMHGEGNLLAHLVIIGYKIPYQQSPIAEYEFRVRDLFGDLQDGVRLCRAIQLLLHDPSILTKMVVPSDNRKKKLANCRVALQYLKDAGVSLKDDEGMMITIEDVADGDRELSISLLWNIFVHLQLPLLINGKLLTEEIYKVQGLEQNNQIIMATPLEMLLNWIQSITKKNDFKVENFASLVDGKGIWFLLDYYFRREVCCPCLHEEDPGGQQGPRSVMSNTDYHDAVQNFILSQKLTALLGSFPEVLQIGDLLEHNAVVSNQSVIILLAFLSSKLIVKENMEKLNFHKLLCSSCQDQEKRYSRISCSISEAVRNEEPDRENGEDATKTFQAIKAWWQEMAYQNSVGEVSSRTPQGSLSRKITMDFEREAAVVIQSNFRGLHARRKFRKKLKEVCFLQAAIRTWLSVKHIKVLEIFTVEEVTLQLSERSANLKSVARYVKYIVERSRFLKLRKSVLVIQKAVRRHQRNLHHELKAALKIQQAWRSYKDKVISSITIQSYVRGWITRRMYINYKLCSVLIQRAVRKHQWNLHHEMKAQVISSITIQSYVRGWNTRRMNRKYKLSSVLIQRYCRGWLARRKFYLQRKATICIQSAIRKFNCIMSFHGYKHAATELQRLVRGQIVRSRLQGASYLNSKLDEGVSRLPQHSVEMTTQLHSVIKLQRWWRFLHSQNVRRKSAVLIQRHIRGVFARQRTSMERRYIVMIQSHWRGYLTRKAAKAQVLDLRVRMQTSAANIDDKKRLINKLLSALSELLSMKKVHNILHICETLDSATKYSDKCCEELVAAGAIDKLLTLIRSASRSIPDQEVSKHALSTLRHLARYPQMADELIDTKGSIQTIFWELLRNKEEAYFIASDVLKKICKSQKGVEAVRKLPALVKRLHALVEELTRKANMEKRNVKGQGGKEKSERRLKEAVELLKLITSR, from the exons ATGAATGAAGAAAACGAACCAACGTGCGCTACACCAGCGCCGCGGCCGCGTAATCCTCAGTCATCACACTTCACCGACATATCCAATTTCAAAACTCCGCGGCGTCCTTCCGTTATCAAATCAAATCTCGGCAACACTCCTCAATTCTTCACCGCATCTAAGCAAACTCCCAAATCTATGTCCTCCACCTTCCGCCGTCCCTCGCTCCTTCCTTCTCACGCGTCTCGCTCCAAGGTCGCAGCTTCCTCGAGGCGGCTTAGGGCATTCGAGCTTCAGCAATCGCAGTCTTCTCGCAAGGCTGAGTTGAATAAAGAGAAGAGCCTCAGATCTCTCGCTAAATCACTTACCGTGTGGCTTAACTTCCTCTTTGAAAACCCTGAAAGTTGCGGTTGCGATCCGTTAGAGAATGGCGTTTCTGTTGGTAGAGTTGGACATGCGAAGAGAGATAGTTGCGAAGCTTTACGAGGCGGTAACTCAGTGGGTGTGGATACCATGTGGCGTAGCCCCAAAAAGTCGAGGACTTTAGGCTGGTCTGGTGAGAAAGGATCATCCTTGAGTGGCTCCAAGTATTCAACGCTGAGGGAGTCTTTGAAAGAAGTGTGTAGCTTAGATGATTTGAAGCAGAGGATGCAGTTTCACTTGAGTTTGGGAAGTTGCAAGGAGATTTTCGATGTGATGACCCGTGTTACCAAG AATATCGATGAAGGGAGGATAAAGATGAAACCACAATGCCTTCTTGTAACTGATTTTGGACTGAAGGAGAAGGCCGTCAAGGCACTGATGTGTTACAACCAAGTTTGGCTTCGTCTAGGGTTGTATATCATCTTTGGCGGTGATTCCTTTTTGTGTGACAGCGAAGTTAACTCAGATCAAGAAACGGCATTCTTGAAGATGGTAATCAACAAGCAGTTTTTCTCCCATGACGGCCTTGCTAGAGCCTTTGCCTATAACAAGATGGTTGAGGGTTTATACAGACCAGGGTACTATGAAGCCCTTGGAACCGTGATTTTGAAGAGGATTCTGTTGCTTGTCCTTATATTAGATAGAGCTAAATCTCAAAGCTGTATTTCACTCAAGTATGGGATTGATGGGATAGATGGTGGCTCTCCCCTCTTGTTTTCAGAGAAATCTAGCTTAAAGTCTAGCCATCAACTTCTAAGTG AACTCCTGCCCTCTGATGTAATGCATGGAGAAGGGAATCTCCTAGCGCATCTAGTGATTATAGGGTACAAAATACCTTATCAGCAG TCTCCTATAGCTGAATATGAATTTAGAGTGAGAGACTTGTTTGGTGACCTCCAAGATGGCGTGCGGCTCTGCAGAGCCATTCAACTACTTCTTCATGATCCATCCATTCTCACG AAAATGGTAGTTCCATCCGACAATCGAAAGAAGAAGTTGGCCAACTGTAGAGTTGCACTTCAGTATCTGAaggatgctggtgtttcattgAAAGATGACGAAGGAATGATGATAACTATAGAAGATGTTGCAGATGGTGACAGAGAGCTCTCTATTTCACTGCTATGGAACATTTTTGTACATTTGCAG CTACCTCTTCTGATCAATGGGAAACTCTTGACAGAGGAAATCTACAAAGTCCAGGGGCTGGAACAG AATAATCAAATTATCATGGCTACTCCTCTGGAAATGCTCTTGAACTGGATCCAG TCAATTACCAAGAAGAATGACTTCAAGGTAGAAAACTTTGCATCATTGGTTGATGGAAAGGGAATATGGTTCTTGCTTGACTACTATTTTCGGCGAGAAGTTTGCTGTCCTTGTCTTCACGAAGAG GATCCTGGTGGTCAACAAGGCCCTCGATCAGTAATGTCCAATACCGATTATCATGATGCAGTTCAGAACTTCATTCTGTCGCAAAAGTTGACAGCACTTTTGGGAAGTTTTCCTGAG GTTCTACAGATTGGGGACCTACTGGAACATAATGCAGTTGTTAGCAATCAAAGTGTGATTATACTGTTGGCTTTCTTATCATCAAAGCTGATCGTCAAGGAGAATATG GAGAAACTGAACTTTCATAAGTTGCTGTGCTCTAGCTGTCAAGATCAAGAGAAGAGATATTCGCGCATCAGTTGCAGCATCTCTGAAGCAGTTAGAAATGAGGAACCGGACAGAGAAAACGGAGAAG ATGCTACTAAAACTTTCCAGGCAATCAAAGCCTGGTGGCAGGAAATGGCCTACCAAAATTCTGTTGGAGAAGTTAGTAGCCGTACCCCGCAGGGTTCCTTGTCTAGGAAAATCACTATGGATTTCGAACGAG AAGCAGCAGTAGTCATACAATCGAATTTCAGGGGACTTCATGCACGCCGCAAGTTTAGGAAGAAATTGAAAGAAGTCTGCTTCTTACAAGCTGCTATTCGGACATGGTTGTCAGTGAAACATATAAAAGTTCTTGAAATATTCACTGTTGAGGAAGTTACTTTACAGTTATCAG AAAGATCGGCCAACTTAAAATCTGTAGCGAGATATGTCAAGTACATTGTTGAACGGAGTCGCTTCCTCAAGTTGAGGAAATCTGTTTTGGTCATTCAGAAAGCTGTAAGGCGGCATCAGCGAAACCTTCATCATGAGCTGAAAGCAGCACTCAAAATTCAGCAAGCTTGGAGGAGTTATAAAGACAAAGTTATCTCTTCTATCACTATCCAATCTTATGTTCGTGGATGGATCACACGGAGAATGTATATCAATTACAAATTGTGTTCCGTACTCATTCAA AGAGCTGTAAGGAAGCATCAGTGGAACCTTCATCATGAGATGAAAGCACAAGTTATCTCCTCTATCACCATCCAATCTTATGTTCGTGGATGGAACACACGTAGAATGAATCGCAAATACAAGTTGTCTTCCGTACTCATTCAA AGATATTGCCGTGGTTGGCTGGCGAGAAGGAAGTTTTATCTTCAGAGAAAAGCAACAATATGCATTCAGAGTGCTATCCGAAAATTTAACTGCATTATGTCGTTTCATGGCTACAAGCATGCAGCCACAGAGCTTCAACGGCTCGTTAGAGGACAAATTGTTCGAAGCAGGCTTCAAG GAGCTTCTTATCTCAATTCAAAACTTGACGAAGGCGTTTCCAGACTTCCACAACACAGCGTTGAGATGACAACACAGCTACATTCCGTCATTAAACTGCAGCGTTGGTGGAGGTTTCTCCATTCACAGAATGTAAGAAGAAAATCAGCAGTCTTGATACAGCGGCATATTCGAGGTGTATTTGCCAGGCAAAGAACTTCAATGGAAAGACGTTACATTGTCATGATTCAA TCACACTGGAGAGGCTACCTCACACGCAAAGCTGCAAAGGCTCAAGTTCTGGATCTGAGAGTAAGAATGCAAACTTCTGCAGCAAACATAGATGACAAGAAACGCTTGATAAACAAGCTTCTCTCTGCGCTTTCGGAACTACTCAGCATGAAAAAGGTCCACAACATTCTTCACATTTGTGAAACTCTGG ATTCGGCGACAAAGTACTCTGACAAATGCTGTGAAGAGCTTGTGGCAGCTGGAGCTATAGACAAGTTGCTAACACTGATCCGGTCTGCAAGCAGAAGCATACCTGATCAAGAAGTTTCAAAACATGCACTTTCAACTTTGAGACACCTGGCTCGTTACCCACAAATGGCAGATGAGTTAATAGACACGAAAGGATCTATCCAGACAATTTTCTGGGAACTACTCAG GAACAAAGAAGAAGCATATTTCATAGCATCAGATGTTCTGAAGAAGATATGCAAAAGCCAAAAAGGCGTAGAAGCAGTTCGAAAGCTTCCTGCTTTGGTTAAGCGATTACACGCCTTAGTTGAGGAGCTAACTCGTAAGGCAAACATGGAGAAGAG GAATGTTAAGGGTCAGGGTGGAAAAGAAAAGAGCGAGAGAAGATTAAAGGAGGCTGTTGAGCTTCTGAAGCTCATAACCAGCAGATGA
- the LOC106347898 gene encoding derlin-2.1 — MAQAVEDWYKQMPIITRSYLTAAVVTTVGCSLEIISPYNLYLNPTLVVKQYQFWRLVTNFLYFRNMDLDFLFHMFFLARYCKLLEENSFRGKTADFLYMLLFGATVLTGIVLIGGMIPYLSVSFSKIIFLSNSLTFMMVYVWSKQNPYIHMSFLGLFTFTAAYLPWVLLGFSVLVGASPWGDLLGMIAGHAYYFLAFVYPRMTDRRPLKTPSFLKALFADEPVIVARPEDVRFAHAPFDEIHQD, encoded by the exons ATGGCTCAAGCTGTAGAAGATTGGTACAAACAGATGCCGATTATAACCCGGTCGTACTTGACGGCGGCTGTTGTCACCACCGTCGGATGTTCCCTCGAG ATTATATCTCCTTATAACCTATACCTAAACCCTACTCTTGTGGTGAAGCAATACCAGTTCTGGCGCCTCGTTACTAACTTCCTTTATTTCCGTAACATGG ATTTGGACTTCTTGTTCCATATGTTCTTTCTAGCTAGATACTGCAAACTTCTTGAAGAAAACTCCTTCAGGGGAAAGACTGCTGATTTCCTTTACATGCTTTTATTCGGGGCAACTGTTCTCACCGGTATCGTTCTCATTGGTGGGATGATACCGTACTTGTCTGTCTCTTTCTCAAAAATCATCTTCCTCAGCAACTCTTTGACTTTCATGATG GTCTATGTATGGAGCAAGCAAAATCCTTATATCCACATGAGTTTCCTTGGCCTTTTCACTTTTACAGCAGCTTATTTACCATGG GTGCTTCTTGGCTTCTCTGTCCTTGTTGGTGCAAGTCCCTGGGGGGATTTACTG GGAATGATAGCAGGTCACGCTTACTACTTCTTGGCATTTGTGTATCCACGAATGACTGATCGACGACCCTTGAAAACTCCATCTTTCCTCAAAGCCCTATTCGCTGATGAGCCTGTCATTGTTGCACGGCCAGAAGATGTGAGGTTCGCTCATGCGCCCTTTGATGAAATCCACCAAGACTGA